The genomic stretch GTCATGACAATCGTGTAGCCCTCCTTAttttggaatgaaaaaaaaattgtgtttgtATTATCTTCACTGTCTTTAGACAAAGCGCATGATTGTAGGAGACCAAGTATTTGTGTGGAGCGCAGAAAATTATTGTAAGACTGATTAACCCGCATTATGCGCacttttctgtcgtctgctccggaTTTCGGCGGGCATCACGTGACTGCGGACATTCTCCGGAAGCGTTTCCGCAGGCAGACACGGACAGACGGATAGGTGAGATCGCCGAAGTGATCGCGAAACTGAtcgcgaaaatatttttgaattTGGGGACGTGTACTGATGGTACCTGAAATGTACGAAGGCTCGAAGGAGACGGAACGATGTGGACTTATAAATCGGGGCCGCTCACGAAGAAGCGATTAGAGTTCGCACCATCACCTCTTCTGTCAAGCGGTGCACGCAGATCGAAAAGATGCCACGAAAAAATCTACCGCCGTCACTTTACCACATCTGTTTGCACGCGGTGACGGCCCACATGGACGATATTTTTTCCGAGAACGAAAACGCTTTCCAGGGCCTGCCAGCTGCGATCAACGAGGATATTCTTCACATCCTACAGTCCTTGAAGCCAGCCGCGTCCGCGTTCTACTACATTTGCTGCATTCTACGAACAGCGCAACTCCGAAAGGTGAACGTGAGCCTAATCGACAGCGATGCTGCGAAGCATTCTCGCTTGCCCCAAATCTTGCTGAACATGAAGCAACATTTGCTCCAGGAACTTTCCCTCGGAGGAGCCCACTTAGAAGACGACGTTCAGCTTGTGACCGTTATCTCAGGCTTTTACAAGCTTCGCGTTCTACGTCTGCTCTTACCTAACATCACGGATTGTCTTGTCACAGCTATCGCCAGTTACTGTCTTTGTCTCGAAGAATTAGTGTTGTATGGTGAGCGCGTCACAGACGGCAGTGTGCAACTCCTCGTCAGGTGCAGCAAACTCAAGGTCTTGAAACTCGAAAGTGATCGCAGCTTTCGTCCACAGACTTCCCCTCTGACCTCGTTCAAACTTCTCAGCGAGCTTAAAAACCTTCGGAGAGCGAAGCTTCCTTATCTCAGCGAAGCGTTGCACTGCTTTTCTGTCGGAACCAAGCTTCTGTTGACGGAATATCAGAACACGGACGATGCAATACCCACGGAAGATGGTCTCCTCCACGTCTGTCAGGTGTGCCCGCACTTGAACAAGGTGAACCTCGTTCTCCGAGGGCATGAAGATCTGTCTCCGCTTCAGTGGCTCCGTTCCCTCGGCACACTGTCCCTCAAAGTACTGGACAGTCATTCTGGAGCATTTTTTCGCGTCCAGATCCAGCCCCTCTTGTGCGTAATTGGAAGTAATTTAACCAGCCTTTCCCTCTGCCTGTCCGTTTTGGATCTTGGGGTTATTAGCAGGTTTTGTTCCGGACTTAAAGAATTGGAAATAGTGAATCTCCGTAGGATCTTCTGGGGTTCCTATACGCAAGCGATTTTTCCCGCTTTGAAAAGTTTCAAGTTCTTCCTCGATGTGGACAACACTGTCACATCGGACGACCTCTCGCAACTGCTGCGGGGGAGTCGAAACTTGAGAGAACTGAGCCTGGGCTGGTGCCGACTGACTGACGACGCCCTCAAGGCGTTAGTGGATTGTGGTGCTCTTTTAAGGTTGAGAGTCTTCGAGATGAGCGAGGTGGAAGACATCACCTCGGCAGGGCTGAGGCGCCTGGTGGAGGTCGAGAGTGATCTGACTATGTTGACAGTGTTTGGGTGCGATCGTGTGTCCCGGCGCGATATATCTGCTCTCAGGGATTATGTGAATGAGAAAAACTATGCTTTGACCATAAAGCACCATATGTGATGTGCTGTGTCTACCTGACCAGTGCCAAGTTCGATCTGATATGTGGAAAGTACTCAATAGTTTTTACAATACATTTGCACATTCCTGTACAGAAAGCTTCACTAGGATCGTGCAATTTTGGCGCTGACTTTCCAGTACCACAGTATTTCTAATGTAGCTATGGAGAGCCAAGCTCACTGTAATGTGTGTTGAGCTTTTGACGGGTAATTAGTTGCATAATCATAGTTAAGACCCCTGCAAAATCTCTTCTTTCTCCAAAATGCTGCAGTTCTTTTCTTGACTTCTTGTTCCGACGACGCAGTTACATACATAGATACATACGCAGATACATAGGGGGTGGGGTACTGATtgtggaacctaagaatgcagTCTGCCACCAGAGCAAACATCAATACCAATAAAGTCTTGCTTTGAAGCTTTCCCAGAAGGAAATTTCTGCACCCTTCTGCGGGGACTTACTTCTTGTTTAATCAATTCACTACCAAAGCACATTAAGAAGCCATTGCTTTACTTGAACACACTTTGTCCAACCTAAAGTGGTGTGTTATGTGTGGAAGCCATCACACATCATTCACCGAGCTGTCCACCGTCTGCACTTGCTCtcgtaaaacaaaacaaaaaaaacacgtcAGTCGCTTTTGGCAGAGACAGTGTATACGTTTAAAAATCTGCACAATTCACTCCACGTTGAAGAACTTCTGGAAGAGAGGTCCGCACGTGGAGATGTTGCTCATCATGATCATCCTCAACCTCTCGGTGTATTTGGACGCCCCATTCTCACCGGCCTTGAACTCCCTCCAGTACTGGCCATTCTTCTGGGCAAACAGTGCCGGGCTGGGCACATTATCCTTCATGTACTGCCACACGTCCGACAGGAGGCAGGACACCTCGAAGGGAGTCAACAAGTGGAGGATTTGCCCAATGGAAGACAGCGGAGCGGGAAGCAGTTGCCCCGTGGCCATCACCTGCAGGACCTTACGACTCGTCTCCAGTTGTTTTGCGCAGTTGCAGGCACCCTTTTCCTGCGAGTTCCGCCAGTGGGTCATCATGACAGCTACGATAGCCCGCAGGAGCACGCTGCAGTAACAGAGGGAAGGACGAACAGATGCAGTCAGTCGCAGGAGGTCCCACAGGATGGGGTGGTCCGCAAAGCTAGCGTTGATGTGCAGGTCTCGTTCAATTGTTACCTGCAATGCAACGGAGGGGTATTTTCAGGGGGCAGTGAAAGTGCGCTTCAATATGCAAATGTTGCCAGATAAGAAAGTTTTAGACTACCATAGTAGAAAAAGCTGCTGAGAtcatgacatgttttctgtcacgAACCATTTTTTCATATCGCATGACATCGTTGACACACTGTCACTATGCATTTTAGCAGAAATGCATTTGCGGATGCTCTATGTACCATTATTTGCGTGTACCTTCTGTCCAGTTTTAATTCCTGGATATCCGCTGAGTTTGAGGCACAAAAAAGCTTTCCAGCTATTGTGAAATTGCATAAAATCTCCAGCAAATAAGGGCCTGCTTGCACAAATGT from Ornithodoros turicata isolate Travis chromosome 4, ASM3712646v1, whole genome shotgun sequence encodes the following:
- the LOC135390960 gene encoding uncharacterized protein LOC135390960; the encoded protein is MPRKNLPPSLYHICLHAVTAHMDDIFSENENAFQGLPAAINEDILHILQSLKPAASAFYYICCILRTAQLRKVNVSLIDSDAAKHSRLPQILLNMKQHLLQELSLGGAHLEDDVQLVTVISGFYKLRVLRLLLPNITDCLVTAIASYCLCLEELVLYGERVTDGSVQLLVRCSKLKVLKLESDRSFRPQTSPLTSFKLLSELKNLRRAKLPYLSEALHCFSVGTKLLLTEYQNTDDAIPTEDGLLHVCQVCPHLNKVNLVLRGHEDLSPLQWLRSLGTLSLKVLDSHSGAFFRVQIQPLLCVIGSNLTSLSLCLSVLDLGVISRFCSGLKELEIVNLRRIFWGSYTQAIFPALKSFKFFLDVDNTVTSDDLSQLLRGSRNLRELSLGWCRLTDDALKALVDCGALLRLRVFEMSEVEDITSAGLRRLVEVESDLTMLTVFGCDRVSRRDISALRDYVNEKNYALTIKHHM